The following coding sequences lie in one bacterium genomic window:
- a CDS encoding proline--tRNA ligase has protein sequence MRWSQFYLFTTREVPKDAEVVSHQMMVRAGMIRRAAAGIYSYLPLGWRSLSKLMAIVRRELNAAGSVELTMPAIQPAELWRESGRWVQYGRELLRMDDRHAREFCFGPTHEEIITDIVRKDVTSYRQLPVNLYQIQVKFRDEIRPRFGLMRGREFLMKDAYSFHTTPASLEEAYEAMGGAYERIFRACGLDFIRVEADSGTIGGSASHEFMVVADTGESLVLRCAECGYAANQEKAETAGLVRSPKEEPAEEARVEETPGKTTVEEVAAFLGVEPERIVKTIIYRTEEGPVAALVRGDREVNSIKLKNLLDVQELELADEAMVEEVSGAPVGFAGPIGLERARLVADKSVEGIGNFVCGANQADAHWVGANFGKDVRLDEFHDLLLVEGGDPCPNCDRDLLISHGIEVGHIFKLGTKYSEPMGCTYLDDQGESHPMVMGCYGLGIGRTVAAAIEQNHDDRGIIWPLPLAPFEALVVPLNMNDDEVVQTAGRIYEALLEKGVDALLDDRQERPGVKFNDADLIGVPIRVVVGSKSLANDQCEVSLRRDGEKKLVALASAVDAVLDAILSESPS, from the coding sequence ATGCGCTGGAGTCAGTTCTATCTGTTTACGACCCGCGAGGTTCCCAAGGACGCCGAAGTGGTGAGCCATCAGATGATGGTGCGCGCCGGCATGATTCGCAGGGCGGCCGCCGGGATCTATAGCTACCTGCCCCTGGGTTGGAGAAGTCTCTCCAAGCTGATGGCCATTGTTCGTCGGGAGCTCAACGCCGCTGGCAGCGTGGAGCTGACAATGCCCGCCATCCAGCCGGCCGAGCTCTGGCGGGAGTCGGGACGCTGGGTGCAGTACGGTAGAGAGCTGCTGCGGATGGACGACCGCCACGCCCGCGAGTTTTGTTTCGGGCCGACTCATGAAGAGATCATCACCGACATCGTGCGCAAAGACGTGACCAGCTATCGTCAGCTGCCGGTGAATCTCTATCAGATTCAGGTCAAGTTTCGCGACGAGATCCGGCCGCGCTTCGGTTTGATGCGGGGCCGCGAGTTCCTGATGAAGGACGCCTATTCGTTTCACACGACTCCGGCGAGCCTGGAAGAAGCCTATGAGGCCATGGGCGGTGCCTACGAGCGTATCTTTCGGGCGTGCGGGCTCGACTTCATCAGGGTCGAGGCGGATTCGGGAACGATCGGTGGTTCCGCTTCGCACGAGTTCATGGTCGTGGCCGACACCGGTGAGAGCCTGGTTCTGCGATGCGCCGAGTGCGGCTACGCCGCCAACCAGGAGAAGGCGGAGACGGCGGGTCTGGTGAGATCCCCGAAGGAAGAACCGGCCGAGGAGGCCCGTGTGGAGGAAACCCCCGGAAAAACCACGGTCGAGGAAGTCGCCGCCTTCCTTGGCGTGGAGCCCGAGCGAATCGTCAAGACGATCATCTATCGCACCGAAGAAGGTCCGGTCGCGGCGTTGGTTCGCGGAGACCGGGAAGTCAACTCGATCAAGCTCAAGAATCTACTGGACGTGCAGGAGCTGGAGCTGGCGGACGAGGCCATGGTTGAAGAGGTCAGCGGCGCGCCGGTGGGCTTCGCCGGTCCCATCGGCTTGGAGAGAGCGCGATTGGTCGCCGACAAGTCGGTCGAGGGCATCGGCAACTTCGTGTGCGGGGCAAATCAGGCCGACGCCCATTGGGTGGGCGCCAACTTTGGCAAGGACGTGCGCCTCGACGAGTTCCACGATCTGCTGCTGGTCGAGGGCGGCGACCCCTGTCCCAACTGCGATCGAGATCTCCTGATCTCTCACGGCATAGAAGTCGGGCATATTTTCAAGCTGGGCACGAAATACTCCGAGCCGATGGGTTGCACTTACCTCGACGATCAGGGCGAGAGCCATCCGATGGTCATGGGGTGCTACGGGCTGGGCATCGGACGGACCGTGGCGGCGGCCATCGAGCAGAACCACGATGACAGGGGCATCATCTGGCCCCTTCCGCTGGCCCCGTTCGAGGCACTGGTGGTGCCGCTCAACATGAACGACGATGAGGTCGTTCAGACCGCGGGAAGAATCTACGAGGCCTTGCTCGAAAAGGGGGTAGACGCCCTGCTCGACGATCGCCAGGAGCGGCCCGGTGTCAAGTTCAACGATGCCGATTTGATCGGCGTGCCGATTCGCGTCGTGGTGGGCTCCAAGTCGCTGGCCAATGACCAGTGCGAGGTTTCACTGAGACGAGACGGCGAGAAGAAGCTGGTGGCGCTGGCGAGCGCCGTGGACGCGGTTCTCGACGCGATTCTGAGCGAGTCGCCCTCCTGA
- a CDS encoding tetratricopeptide repeat protein gives MFCQACGALNREEEEYCARCHQKLLVLSGQGAEVPSDFEESSPEEDFSFDEHLLERISILEEAVKRSAVTIRELMMALNKQERSIVVNQTGVSALRELLEKKRIVDTEEWNDLWQSRMDYQLLALEKRERFVEVKGRMAALFTGKRRKLFVELLDDAEYALFGFDVDRALKALEAAYRLDKQNYELGYFIGETYFNDGETERALAYFKQVLTAAPDHYEGLVYTGVIQHERGDAESAETLLQRALALHPDSFLPSFSLGAVFAARGNLASAATLLERAVALDPVPEALFLLGSCYYEMGKLTRAARSLEETVRRDPAHEEAHHLLGLAYLDRGWHQKALDSFRRAQRLNPKKLRYEDLIRYLSGHRESPLPEISEKARGWLDKAAQASARSRPDRVLSCYRRALDVEPDNPTLLINFALVCLEHKRSKDSELATRRLLELEPNEMLKATACATLIEALRAEGRFREGFRVGNRLLEEGSSSFARAIAYYEMAFSLAEMEEDLDEALELARRSLDSSPEELRQFPLAALGWVHYKRDEFEEAVDFLTRSSELDPSAPTLTHLGMALLAAGDEEEAKQVLARAREAEGRGMSVQQKMMECMKDTNRVLERVQEKERQ, from the coding sequence ATGTTCTGCCAGGCCTGTGGAGCGCTGAATCGCGAAGAAGAGGAGTACTGCGCCCGCTGTCACCAGAAGCTGCTGGTGCTTTCGGGGCAGGGTGCCGAGGTCCCCTCGGACTTCGAAGAGTCTTCACCGGAGGAGGATTTCTCCTTCGACGAGCACCTGCTCGAGCGGATTTCGATCCTCGAAGAGGCGGTCAAGCGATCGGCGGTGACGATTCGCGAGTTGATGATGGCGCTCAATAAGCAGGAGCGCAGCATCGTAGTCAACCAAACCGGCGTATCCGCGCTGCGTGAGCTTTTGGAGAAGAAGCGAATCGTCGATACGGAGGAGTGGAACGATCTCTGGCAGTCCCGCATGGACTACCAGCTGCTCGCCCTCGAAAAGCGCGAGCGCTTCGTCGAGGTCAAGGGTCGGATGGCGGCCCTTTTCACCGGTAAGCGCCGCAAGCTGTTCGTCGAGCTTCTGGACGACGCCGAGTACGCTCTCTTCGGGTTCGACGTCGATCGCGCGCTCAAGGCTCTGGAGGCCGCGTACCGGTTGGACAAGCAGAACTACGAGCTTGGTTATTTCATCGGTGAGACCTACTTCAACGACGGCGAGACCGAGCGGGCCCTGGCCTACTTCAAACAGGTCCTGACCGCCGCTCCCGACCACTATGAAGGTCTTGTCTACACCGGCGTGATCCAGCATGAGCGAGGCGACGCCGAAAGCGCCGAGACCTTGCTGCAACGCGCACTGGCACTCCATCCGGACTCGTTTCTGCCGTCCTTCAGTCTCGGGGCGGTGTTTGCCGCGCGCGGCAATCTGGCGAGCGCCGCGACGCTTCTCGAACGAGCCGTGGCTCTCGATCCGGTACCGGAGGCGCTGTTCCTACTGGGCAGTTGCTACTACGAGATGGGGAAACTGACTCGAGCGGCGCGATCGCTGGAGGAGACCGTCAGGCGGGATCCGGCTCACGAAGAGGCTCATCACCTGCTCGGTCTGGCCTATTTGGATCGAGGCTGGCACCAGAAGGCACTCGATTCCTTTCGGCGCGCTCAGAGACTCAACCCCAAGAAGCTCCGCTATGAAGATTTGATTCGTTATCTCTCTGGCCACCGGGAGTCGCCCCTGCCGGAGATCTCCGAGAAGGCGCGCGGTTGGCTCGACAAGGCCGCACAAGCGAGCGCGCGTTCGCGGCCCGATCGTGTTCTGTCCTGCTATCGCCGGGCGCTGGACGTAGAGCCCGACAATCCGACGCTGCTGATCAATTTTGCCCTGGTTTGCCTGGAGCACAAGCGCTCGAAGGACAGCGAGCTGGCGACTCGGCGTCTGCTCGAGCTCGAGCCGAACGAGATGCTCAAGGCGACCGCCTGCGCGACCCTGATCGAGGCGCTTCGGGCCGAAGGTCGCTTTCGCGAGGGCTTCAGGGTCGGAAACCGTTTGCTCGAAGAGGGTTCGTCGAGCTTTGCCCGAGCCATTGCATACTACGAAATGGCGTTCTCGCTGGCCGAGATGGAGGAAGATCTCGATGAGGCCCTGGAGCTTGCTCGCCGTTCGCTCGACTCTTCACCGGAAGAGCTGCGCCAGTTCCCGCTGGCGGCGCTCGGTTGGGTGCACTACAAGCGCGACGAGTTCGAGGAGGCTGTGGACTTCTTGACGCGATCGAGTGAGCTGGACCCGTCGGCGCCGACCTTGACCCATCTGGGAATGGCGTTACTGGCGGCGGGTGACGAGGAAGAGGCGAAGCAGGTTCTGGCGCGAGCCCGCGAGGCAGAGGGAAGGGGGATGTCGGTGCAGCAGAAGATGATGGAGTGCATGAAGGACACGAATCGCGTTCTCGAGCGGGTGCAAGAAAAAGAACGCCAATAG
- a CDS encoding sigma-70 family RNA polymerase sigma factor, with product MTKEPPEDSDAEIIAAVLKGDKEQFGEIVKRYQGRLVNFLYRLLYDQAEAHDLAQEVFFKTFQALDRYDSRYKFSTWLFRVGQNAAIDRLRKRRLKLVSMDRPSKNQDTDSTWEFPSEERGPYGELRNQERGDAITEAIKALPWEYRELIVMRHYGELSYAEIAELKELPLGTVKNKLFRARQILKESLADYLVD from the coding sequence ATGACAAAGGAGCCGCCGGAAGACTCGGACGCGGAGATCATCGCGGCGGTCCTGAAAGGCGACAAGGAGCAGTTCGGTGAGATCGTCAAGCGCTACCAGGGAAGGTTGGTCAACTTTCTCTATCGCCTTCTTTACGACCAGGCCGAGGCCCACGACCTGGCTCAGGAGGTCTTTTTCAAGACCTTTCAGGCTCTTGATCGGTACGACTCGCGGTACAAATTCTCTACTTGGCTCTTTCGGGTCGGACAGAATGCCGCGATCGATCGGCTGCGCAAGCGACGCCTCAAGCTGGTGTCGATGGACCGGCCGTCAAAGAACCAGGACACCGACTCGACCTGGGAGTTCCCGTCCGAGGAGCGCGGGCCCTACGGCGAGCTGCGAAATCAAGAGCGTGGCGACGCGATCACCGAGGCCATCAAGGCTCTGCCGTGGGAGTATCGGGAGTTGATCGTGATGCGGCACTACGGTGAGCTGTCCTACGCCGAGATTGCGGAGTTGAAGGAGCTGCCTCTGGGAACCGTCAAGAACAAGCTCTTTAGAGCCCGGCAGATCCTCAAGGAGAGCCTGGCGGACTATCTCGTCGACTAA